Proteins co-encoded in one Nicotiana sylvestris chromosome 7, ASM39365v2, whole genome shotgun sequence genomic window:
- the LOC138873339 gene encoding uncharacterized protein — protein sequence MKGHTIDDCRSLKDKIQALIDNKIIVSKEPAPNVRNNPLPDHKGGGIHMIEIEDDWDPKGSIGLIAEDDEPKKSTVTLNPIVVRIQPYGDAEVNMSVPLEFEAPPPTKMPTPIEVEFGSPKAPVPFKVAVLPSKARVPIPVAMTTITPFHTKAIPWDYTAEARRKGKTKFGEAVAAEGMTRTDRVYTLKHLVESSEQASGWLAITEAGPDDLWRKIQAKEYSVIDQLNKTPSHISILALLQSSDTHKNALLKVLSKAYVSSNITGGEMANMVGQVLESHKITFHEDELPPEGLTHNKALHITMRYEDYFITRVLIDGGSSLNICLLVTLRTLGKGIHEIKDGAINVKAFDGSQRSTIGEISLCLQIGPTWFDVDFQVIDVPASYNLLLGRPWIHAAGAIASTLHQAVKFEWNY from the coding sequence atgaaagggcataccattgatgactgccgctctctgaaggataagatccaagctttgattgacaacaagatcatcgtgTCAAAAGAGCCTGCTCCgaacgtccgcaacaaccctctaccagaccacaagggtggaggcattcacatgattgagatagaggatgattgggaccccaaaggatcgatcggatTAATCGCAGAAGATGACGAGCCAAAGAAAtcaacagtcacccttaacccgATTGTGGTTCGAATTCAGCCTTATGGGGACgccgaggtgaatatgtctgtaccacttgagtttgaagcaccaccccctacaaagatgccaacaccaattgaggtcgagtttgggtccccaaaggcacctgtGCCATTTAAGGTTGCTGTGTTACCTTccaaagcaagggtgcccattccGGTAGCAATGACAACCATAACACCATTCCACAcaaaggccataccatgggattacacagccgaggcaagaaggaaagggaaaaccaagttCGGAGAAGCAGTTGCGGCAGAGGGTATGACAAGGACCGACAGGGTTTATACTCTAAAACACTTGGTTGAGTCGAGTGAGCAGGCATCTGGATGGCTAGCCATCACTGAAGCTGGGCCCGACGacctctggaggaagatacaggccaaagagtattcagtcattgatcagttgaacaaaacgccatCCCATATCTCTATCTtagctctgctacaaagctctgacacacataagaatgccttattgaaggtgctgagtaaGGCGTATGTatcaagcaacatcaccggaggagaaatggcaaatatggtgggacaggtattggaaagtcacaaaatcacttttcatgaggatgagttgccaccagaagggctgacccacaacaaggcattgcacattaCCATGCGATAcgaggattattttatcaccagggtcctgatcgatggagggtctagcctcaacatttgtctgcTGGTAACACTAAGAACATTAGGAAAAGGGATACATGAGATCAAAGACGGGGCCATTAACGTcaaagccttcgacggttcccaaaggtccactattggggaaatcagcctgtgtttacAGATAGGGCccacttggtttgatgttgactttcaagtaatagacgtgccagcatcttacaacttgctcttgggacgaccatggattcatgccgctggagctatagcatcaaccctacatcaggcagtgaaatttgagtggaattaCTAA